A stretch of the Bdellovibrio sp. 22V genome encodes the following:
- a CDS encoding DNA alkylation repair protein gives MIKELQRDVRKATNPERAEVMLRFFKTGKGEYGEGDIFLGLSVPQSRALAKKYLPLSFNELQTLIKSKIHEERLIAVIILANRFAKATEEEQTKIYKFYLKNSKYVNNWDLVDSSAEYIVGAFTFTRDRKILNKLVLSKSIWDRRIAIMATFHYIKKGESRETLRLAKVLLNDKHDLIHKATGWMLREVGSRVSEKDLLRFLDKNATSMPRTMLRYSLEKLSPKVRRHYMEL, from the coding sequence ATGATTAAAGAATTGCAGAGAGACGTTCGAAAAGCGACGAACCCGGAGCGTGCCGAAGTCATGCTGCGGTTTTTTAAGACTGGCAAAGGCGAGTACGGCGAGGGAGATATTTTCTTGGGACTCAGTGTGCCTCAGTCCCGCGCCCTCGCGAAAAAATATCTGCCGCTTTCGTTTAATGAGTTGCAGACTTTAATAAAATCGAAAATCCACGAAGAGCGATTGATCGCTGTCATCATCCTGGCAAACCGCTTTGCGAAGGCGACGGAAGAAGAGCAGACAAAAATCTATAAGTTCTATTTAAAAAATTCCAAGTATGTGAACAACTGGGATTTGGTGGATTCCTCGGCGGAATATATCGTCGGCGCGTTTACATTCACGCGCGACAGGAAGATTCTGAATAAACTCGTGCTCTCGAAAAGCATCTGGGATCGCCGGATTGCGATCATGGCGACTTTTCACTATATCAAAAAAGGCGAATCTCGAGAGACCTTGCGTCTTGCAAAAGTTCTTCTAAACGATAAGCACGATCTTATTCATAAAGCGACAGGATGGATGCTGCGTGAAGTGGGAAGTCGAGTAAGCGAAAAAGATCTTTTGCGTTTTCTGGATAAAAACGCGACGAGCATGCCGCGCACGATGTTGCGCTACTCTTTGGAAAAACTTTCTCCCAAAGTACGTCGTCACTATATGGAACTTTGA
- a CDS encoding integration host factor subunit alpha produces MTKADIVENVYQKIGFSKKEASELVELCFDTLKDVLQNGEKVKISGFGNFVVRGKNERIGRNPQTGEQIKISARRVLTFRPSQVLKAMLNGEEYAHLTDDEDDDDDYDDNE; encoded by the coding sequence GTGACTAAGGCCGACATCGTCGAGAACGTTTATCAGAAAATCGGTTTCTCGAAGAAAGAAGCTTCCGAACTTGTGGAGCTTTGCTTCGACACCTTGAAGGATGTTCTGCAAAACGGTGAAAAAGTTAAGATTTCTGGTTTTGGTAACTTCGTTGTGCGTGGAAAGAACGAGAGAATCGGTCGCAATCCACAAACAGGGGAGCAAATCAAAATCTCCGCTCGTCGTGTTTTGACGTTCAGACCTTCGCAAGTTTTGAAAGCGATGTTGAACGGTGAAGAGTACGCTCACTTAACCGATGATGAGGATGATGATGATGACTACGATGATAACGAATGA
- a CDS encoding TrmH family RNA methyltransferase: MIEISSKTNDHFKRWSDLSSARGIKKHGEFILMGEKLIEEFLENPQFKIKAEIVHEDLRPVTSSAASLKGQRIPVFKLPKALFNEIDVVGTHYNLLVLEPRDIAALPEKPALGLEVLSPLGDPGNLGALARSALAFGASKMILTEESCNPYHPKAIKASAGALLKLPLYRVGKFSDFVAGNEDIYALDMKGENVATFKWPKNIRLAIGEEGPGFSGLKGLKKLSVHTQSVESLNATVAASIALFSYSCSVK, encoded by the coding sequence GTGATCGAAATCTCCTCTAAAACGAACGATCATTTCAAACGCTGGTCTGATTTGTCTTCAGCCCGTGGAATTAAAAAGCACGGAGAATTTATTTTGATGGGAGAAAAACTCATCGAAGAGTTCTTGGAAAATCCACAATTCAAAATCAAAGCGGAAATCGTGCATGAAGATCTGCGTCCTGTGACTTCTTCTGCCGCCTCTTTAAAGGGTCAACGTATTCCCGTGTTCAAGCTTCCGAAGGCTTTGTTTAACGAGATCGACGTTGTCGGCACACACTACAATCTTTTGGTTCTTGAGCCTCGAGACATCGCGGCTTTACCCGAAAAACCCGCTTTGGGTTTGGAAGTTCTGTCACCGCTTGGAGATCCTGGAAATCTCGGCGCATTGGCCCGTTCTGCGTTGGCCTTTGGCGCGAGCAAAATGATTTTAACGGAGGAAAGCTGCAATCCTTACCACCCGAAGGCGATCAAAGCCTCGGCGGGCGCGTTGTTGAAGCTGCCGCTTTATCGTGTGGGCAAGTTTTCTGATTTTGTGGCAGGCAACGAAGACATTTACGCCCTCGACATGAAAGGCGAAAATGTCGCAACCTTCAAATGGCCGAAAAACATTCGTCTTGCTATCGGCGAAGAGGGCCCGGGCTTTAGCGGCCTTAAGGGTCTCAAAAAACTTTCCGTGCACACGCAAAGTGTTGAGTCCCTCAATGCCACTGTCGCTGCGAGCATTGCCTTATTTAGTTACTCTTGCTCCGTTAAATAA
- a CDS encoding transporter substrate-binding domain-containing protein, protein MKIFFLLFFLWNVQVFAQGKPLVIGLPYQVKRITAVVEYQSFIADSLKDAGFDMRTKITTVQVPYEHLVAGELDGVLYDDLGIKEGRKNTVSTSFPIIKTRSRYFYLKDNPKFKKRDFSDRHMASLKGCISTANKTIEAEALRRKLSFINANNPYQNVTAVLEGQADYFIAVEEVGKSAVAAHPLAKDKFAFSDVVFTELPLYLTLHKKFHKDMPRIEEALKKRLRGDLSKYPLISDNLNKNP, encoded by the coding sequence GTGAAAATATTCTTCCTCTTATTCTTCTTGTGGAACGTTCAAGTTTTTGCGCAGGGAAAACCCCTCGTTATAGGACTTCCCTATCAGGTGAAACGGATCACCGCCGTTGTCGAATATCAGTCTTTTATCGCCGACAGCTTGAAGGATGCAGGCTTTGACATGCGAACGAAAATCACCACGGTGCAAGTGCCTTACGAGCACCTCGTTGCAGGAGAATTGGATGGCGTTCTTTACGATGATCTTGGCATCAAAGAAGGGCGCAAGAATACGGTTTCCACTTCTTTTCCCATTATCAAAACACGAAGCCGTTATTTTTATCTCAAAGACAACCCGAAGTTTAAAAAACGTGACTTTTCTGACCGCCACATGGCTTCACTTAAGGGCTGCATCTCAACAGCGAACAAAACCATCGAAGCCGAAGCTCTGCGCAGAAAGCTTTCGTTTATCAACGCCAACAATCCCTATCAAAATGTCACGGCGGTCCTTGAAGGTCAGGCCGACTATTTTATTGCGGTGGAGGAAGTCGGCAAGAGCGCCGTCGCCGCTCACCCGCTTGCAAAAGATAAATTCGCTTTCAGCGACGTGGTTTTTACAGAGCTTCCTCTGTATCTGACCCTTCACAAAAAATTTCACAAAGACATGCCACGCATCGAAGAGGCTCTAAAGAAACGCTTGCGCGGAGATCTCAGCAAGTATCCGCTGATCTCCGACAACCTTAATAAAAATCCGTAA
- a CDS encoding RsmG family class I SAM-dependent methyltransferase, whose amino-acid sequence MAHKNKSNYSPYKARQEARHKAQGGVKAPTAPQMGRHKKPEVIYDLNEANDRLADVFRNHDFDLVNHEQRKQLAHFYRLLMLNQEKENFTRLLKLRDIAIKHFIDSIIITKYTKLQFPLLDVGTGPGFPGIPLKVMFPKEKILLGEGVQRRVEFLKHVRTEMGLENLDILGRNINKHCVYPVNGAITRAVEDIGNTLGNVISCLQIGGRVYFMKGPGVDPEIAAAKEDWSEYYKLVEDVSYTLPHTPHERRLVVYEKIKHMPLPEEDEGEELLMDELSSDEKRRWKDVKP is encoded by the coding sequence ATGGCTCATAAGAATAAGTCCAACTACAGCCCCTATAAAGCCCGCCAAGAAGCTCGTCACAAAGCTCAGGGCGGAGTTAAAGCTCCGACAGCACCGCAAATGGGTCGCCATAAGAAGCCTGAGGTCATTTATGATCTCAATGAGGCCAACGATCGCCTTGCCGACGTTTTTAGAAATCACGACTTTGATTTGGTCAATCACGAGCAACGCAAGCAATTGGCGCACTTTTACCGCCTTTTGATGCTGAATCAGGAAAAAGAGAATTTCACTCGCCTCCTCAAACTGCGTGATATCGCGATCAAACACTTTATCGACAGCATCATCATCACAAAGTACACAAAGCTGCAGTTTCCTCTTTTGGACGTGGGCACAGGCCCCGGCTTTCCAGGAATTCCATTGAAAGTCATGTTCCCGAAAGAAAAAATTCTTTTGGGCGAAGGCGTGCAACGTCGCGTGGAGTTTTTAAAACACGTGCGCACAGAAATGGGCCTTGAAAATCTCGACATCCTCGGTCGCAATATCAACAAACACTGTGTGTATCCCGTCAACGGCGCGATCACTCGCGCGGTTGAAGACATCGGCAACACTCTGGGGAACGTCATCAGTTGTCTGCAAATCGGCGGTCGCGTTTATTTTATGAAAGGCCCCGGTGTCGATCCCGAAATCGCAGCCGCAAAAGAAGACTGGTCGGAGTATTATAAACTTGTCGAAGACGTGTCTTACACTTTGCCGCACACTCCTCACGAGCGCCGCCTGGTCGTCTATGAAAAGATCAAACACATGCCGTTGCCTGAAGAGGACGAAGGCGAAGAGCTTTTGATGGACGAACTTTCGAGCGACGAAAAAAGAAGATGGAAGGACGTTAAGCCGTGA
- the pheS gene encoding phenylalanine--tRNA ligase subunit alpha: MSTTKLDSIKDAALAAFKAAPSSKDLYDLKVQYLGKSGSLTEIMKEMASLPKEEKPLFGKKVNEVKQLLEAAYTEAEENLKKKEISAKMAAEEIDMTLPAFSQPKGSPHPVNIVVEEIFKVMSRLGYSVRTGPLIEKDYYNFEALNIPADHPARDMQDTFFIDKSHVLRTHTSPIQIHSLETESLPLRVVGTGPVFRCDSDISHLPNFHQIEALCVDEKVSMADLKGTISFFVREFFGPGLKTRFRPSFFPFTEPSAEVDCSCPICKGKGCSLCKQTGWIEIGGCGLVNPKVFQAAKIEYPKWQGFAFGFGVERMAIIKYGIEDIRLFPENDVRFLRQFVK; this comes from the coding sequence ATGTCGACGACCAAACTTGATTCCATTAAAGATGCAGCGCTGGCAGCGTTTAAAGCGGCTCCCAGCTCCAAAGACCTCTACGATCTCAAGGTTCAATACCTCGGGAAGAGCGGTTCTTTGACTGAAATTATGAAAGAAATGGCTTCTTTACCGAAAGAGGAAAAACCTCTTTTTGGTAAAAAGGTCAACGAAGTGAAGCAGCTTCTTGAGGCGGCTTACACGGAAGCAGAAGAAAATCTGAAGAAAAAAGAGATCTCCGCGAAGATGGCTGCTGAAGAGATCGATATGACTCTTCCGGCGTTTTCTCAACCGAAAGGCTCTCCGCACCCGGTGAATATCGTGGTGGAGGAGATTTTCAAAGTGATGTCGCGTCTGGGATACAGCGTTCGCACGGGACCGCTCATCGAAAAAGATTACTACAACTTCGAAGCCTTGAATATTCCGGCAGATCATCCTGCGCGTGATATGCAAGACACATTCTTTATCGACAAGTCGCACGTTTTAAGAACGCACACGTCGCCGATTCAAATTCACTCTTTGGAAACGGAATCGCTTCCGTTGCGCGTGGTGGGCACGGGCCCTGTGTTCCGTTGTGACAGCGATATTTCGCATCTTCCGAACTTCCATCAGATTGAGGCGCTTTGCGTGGATGAGAAAGTTTCCATGGCAGATCTCAAAGGCACAATCAGTTTCTTCGTGCGTGAGTTCTTCGGCCCAGGTTTGAAAACACGTTTCCGTCCCAGCTTCTTCCCATTCACAGAGCCTTCTGCGGAAGTGGATTGCTCGTGCCCGATCTGTAAAGGCAAGGGCTGCAGTCTATGCAAGCAAACAGGTTGGATTGAAATCGGCGGTTGCGGTCTTGTGAATCCGAAAGTATTCCAAGCGGCGAAAATCGAATATCCAAAATGGCAAGGTTTCGCCTTCGGTTTCGGCGTCGAGCGTATGGCGATCATCAAGTACGGTATCGAAGACATTCGTTTGTTCCCTGAAAATGACGTGAGATTCTTAAGGCAGTTTGTAAAATGA
- a CDS encoding MerR family transcriptional regulator, translating to MMMMTTMITNESPEVLEVESSELSLGDQHIDFVEEEAMSVMASAPISIPAMLCDDKLLEEIKQIPDKMGFKIGDVAEILGIKQYVLRYWETEFEILRPKKASNNQRMYTRKDVENALLIRKLLHRDRFSIEGARNAMKELKAHVRKEKDMSHVIHKLENINESVEDLIMDIRRVRALFK from the coding sequence ATGATGATGATGACTACGATGATAACGAATGAGTCTCCTGAAGTCCTAGAGGTTGAAAGCTCGGAGCTGTCTCTGGGTGATCAGCACATCGACTTTGTCGAAGAGGAAGCGATGTCAGTGATGGCATCAGCGCCGATCTCAATTCCTGCGATGCTTTGTGATGACAAACTTTTGGAAGAGATCAAACAAATCCCGGATAAAATGGGATTTAAAATCGGTGATGTGGCTGAAATTCTCGGCATCAAACAATACGTTCTCCGTTACTGGGAAACTGAGTTTGAAATCCTTCGTCCAAAAAAAGCTTCCAATAATCAGCGTATGTACACACGCAAGGATGTTGAGAACGCTCTCTTGATTCGTAAACTTTTGCACCGTGATCGTTTTTCGATCGAAGGCGCAAGAAATGCGATGAAAGAATTGAAAGCTCATGTGCGCAAAGAAAAAGACATGAGCCATGTGATTCATAAACTTGAGAATATCAATGAATCTGTAGAAGACTTGATCATGGATATTCGCCGTGTCCGCGCTCTGTTTAAATAG
- the pheT gene encoding phenylalanine--tRNA ligase subunit beta — protein MKISLKWLQDYVDVAEFFQKPEELAEALTRAGLEVEEITNRAKDFNHVVIGHILEKDKHPNADKLSLCRVSTGEGVVHQIVCGAQNHKAGDRVIVALPGAVLPGNFAIKKSAVRGVDSAGMLCSYKELGLAKESEGIAILPGDAPVGKPFAEYGGYDDITFELKVTPNRADCLSHYGLAREVACLFGKELKAPKAEPKTSAQSTKSEIALEVKSFDLCPRYTGRFIKGVKVGPSPEWLKHRLESVGLNSINNIVDATNYVMMELGQPLHAFDAAFIAGKKIIVDRATAGEKFVTLDGSEITLNGEELTIRDANHPVCLAGVVGGKNSGVTDTTVDVFLEAAYFLPMSARKTSRSHGIDTDSAYRFSRGVDPDGALRGLNRATQVILDVAGGEAYGDHHDFYPNPVKKSTITLSVQTITDRLGYPAEEHKFVDFMKRLGCQIEKSGETYKVLPPTFRFDLEQDMDLVEEYARLNGYEHIPESLPVFKNMPSHHDKSFMLNLSTSELMRAEGFQQAFNFAFVGSKAEKAFLGPYETLKAAGLTSSEKEIRIMNPLNEEMDVMRSSLSFGLFKNLNTNFHYGNMQGRLYEIGNTFFVKEDGGYGENSRLAMALWGRSSNLWNKSLEYPIVYELKAAVEVLLKNLNISAYTWVTPANKAEVPAFLHQGQYAQLLVEGKKVGFIGSLHPILLDDNKIRVPAALAELDLDQLYKGQPRPYRIQSVSKFPVVERDFAFVMPKTLKVGDVLKDIRKAAGALLMNVDVFDLYEGEKMEAGKKSVAIRLWLQDKNATLQEAQISEVTNKVLESLKKNFDLHVR, from the coding sequence ATGAAGATCAGTTTAAAATGGCTCCAAGATTATGTGGACGTGGCAGAGTTTTTCCAAAAGCCGGAAGAGCTTGCTGAGGCATTAACTCGCGCAGGCCTGGAGGTGGAGGAAATCACCAATCGCGCGAAAGATTTCAATCACGTGGTGATTGGTCACATCCTTGAAAAAGACAAACATCCGAATGCGGATAAGCTGTCTTTGTGCCGTGTTTCCACGGGCGAAGGCGTTGTTCATCAAATCGTGTGTGGCGCACAAAATCACAAAGCGGGGGACCGCGTGATCGTGGCTCTTCCTGGTGCTGTTCTTCCAGGAAATTTTGCGATTAAAAAATCGGCGGTTCGCGGTGTGGATTCTGCCGGCATGCTGTGCTCTTACAAAGAACTCGGCTTGGCGAAAGAATCCGAAGGTATCGCAATTTTGCCGGGCGATGCTCCTGTCGGAAAACCTTTTGCAGAGTACGGCGGTTACGATGATATCACTTTCGAATTGAAGGTGACGCCGAATCGCGCGGACTGCTTGAGTCACTACGGTTTGGCTCGTGAAGTCGCTTGTCTTTTCGGTAAAGAATTAAAAGCGCCGAAAGCAGAACCAAAAACTTCCGCGCAATCCACGAAGAGCGAAATCGCTCTTGAAGTGAAGTCTTTTGATTTGTGTCCTCGTTATACGGGTCGCTTTATCAAAGGCGTGAAGGTCGGGCCTTCTCCAGAGTGGTTGAAACACCGTCTTGAAAGCGTCGGCTTGAACTCTATCAACAACATCGTCGATGCGACAAACTACGTGATGATGGAATTGGGTCAGCCTCTGCATGCTTTCGATGCGGCTTTCATTGCGGGTAAAAAAATCATCGTAGACCGTGCAACAGCGGGCGAAAAGTTCGTCACCTTGGATGGCTCCGAAATCACATTGAACGGTGAAGAACTCACGATTCGTGATGCAAATCACCCGGTGTGTTTGGCGGGCGTTGTCGGTGGAAAAAACTCGGGCGTGACAGACACGACAGTCGACGTTTTCCTTGAAGCAGCTTACTTCTTGCCGATGAGTGCGCGTAAAACATCGCGTTCTCACGGTATTGATACGGATTCTGCTTACAGATTCTCTCGCGGTGTGGATCCAGATGGGGCACTTCGCGGTTTGAACCGCGCAACGCAAGTGATCTTGGACGTTGCCGGCGGGGAAGCTTATGGCGATCACCATGACTTCTATCCGAATCCTGTGAAAAAAAGCACGATCACGTTGTCCGTGCAAACCATCACAGACCGTTTGGGTTACCCGGCGGAAGAACACAAGTTTGTCGACTTCATGAAACGTCTGGGTTGTCAGATCGAAAAAAGCGGAGAGACTTACAAAGTTCTTCCTCCGACGTTCCGTTTTGACCTGGAACAAGACATGGATTTAGTGGAGGAGTACGCGCGCCTGAATGGTTACGAGCATATTCCCGAGTCTTTGCCTGTTTTCAAAAACATGCCGTCACATCACGACAAGAGCTTCATGCTCAATCTTTCAACGAGCGAATTGATGCGTGCGGAAGGTTTCCAGCAAGCCTTCAACTTTGCCTTCGTGGGGTCGAAAGCGGAAAAGGCTTTCTTGGGTCCTTACGAGACATTGAAAGCCGCAGGCTTGACGTCTTCAGAAAAAGAGATTCGCATCATGAATCCTTTGAATGAAGAGATGGATGTGATGCGTTCGTCTTTGAGCTTCGGTCTTTTCAAAAACCTGAACACGAACTTCCACTACGGAAACATGCAAGGCCGCTTGTATGAAATCGGTAACACGTTCTTCGTTAAAGAAGACGGCGGTTACGGCGAAAATAGCCGTTTGGCGATGGCTCTTTGGGGGCGTTCTTCCAATCTTTGGAATAAGTCTTTGGAATATCCCATCGTGTATGAACTTAAAGCGGCAGTTGAAGTTTTATTGAAGAACCTCAATATCTCTGCATATACATGGGTGACTCCAGCAAATAAGGCTGAGGTTCCGGCGTTCTTGCACCAAGGCCAATATGCTCAGCTTTTGGTTGAAGGTAAAAAAGTGGGTTTCATCGGTTCTCTGCATCCGATTCTTTTGGATGATAACAAGATCCGTGTACCTGCGGCATTAGCAGAGCTTGATTTGGATCAGCTTTACAAAGGTCAACCTCGTCCGTACCGCATTCAGAGCGTTTCGAAGTTCCCAGTGGTGGAGCGTGATTTCGCTTTCGTGATGCCGAAGACTTTGAAAGTCGGCGATGTCTTGAAGGATATTCGTAAGGCAGCAGGAGCTTTGTTGATGAATGTGGATGTTTTCGACCTTTACGAAGGGGAGAAAATGGAAGCAGGGAAGAAATCTGTGGCGATTCGTTTGTGGCTTCAGGATAAGAATGCCACACTGCAAGAAGCGCAGATTTCAGAGGTGACGAACAAGGTGCTTGAGAGCTTGAAGAAGAATTTTGATCTCCATGTGAGATAA